From the Leptospira sp. WS60.C2 genome, one window contains:
- a CDS encoding HAD family hydrolase: MKDVFIFDMDGVILDSEKIYLDMNQKWFHKMGFNLPVHIHQKYVGISAKIFWNFLKSEFNLPEEINHYIQLEKEMKFNTLSSLELKPTTHLIDYLNFLKNKNYKIALASSSLRKNINLILSKLNITNYFDFIISGEEVSLGKPNPEIFLNVSDFFNCKIDNCVVIEDSTNGIKAAKAANMFCIGFYNPNSGNQDLSLADIVIDNFKDKRIYEL, from the coding sequence ATGAAGGATGTTTTTATCTTCGATATGGATGGAGTTATCCTGGATAGCGAAAAAATTTATTTAGATATGAACCAAAAATGGTTTCATAAAATGGGGTTTAATTTACCAGTCCATATACATCAAAAATATGTTGGCATTTCCGCTAAAATATTTTGGAATTTTTTAAAATCCGAATTCAACCTTCCTGAAGAAATTAATCATTACATTCAATTAGAAAAAGAAATGAAATTCAATACACTTTCTAGTTTAGAATTGAAGCCTACTACCCATCTTATAGATTACTTAAATTTCTTAAAAAATAAAAATTATAAAATCGCTCTTGCCTCATCATCATTACGTAAGAATATTAACTTGATCTTGAGTAAACTTAACATCACAAATTATTTCGATTTCATTATTAGCGGCGAGGAAGTCTCTTTAGGGAAACCAAATCCAGAGATATTCTTAAATGTTTCTGATTTTTTTAATTGTAAAATTGATAATTGTGTTGTCATAGAAGATAGCACAAACGGTATTAAAGCTGCAAAGGCTGCGAATATGTTTTGTATAGGTTTTTATAATCCAAATTCAGGAAATCAAGACCTTTCCCTAGCAGATATCGTGATTGATAATTTCAAAGATAAGCGAATCTACGAATTGTAG
- a CDS encoding ABC transporter ATP-binding protein, whose translation MFGTFFRIVQSSKIAFQLAYKSSPTLTILISVLTILNGLFPSTLVWIGKLIIDSILASNIESENWKDLLQSKTASYVYLEGIITIFYFGTQKLYFLSTTLLRIRLGQEVNERILSKAITLELSQFENSETYDQMTQARSEASSKPLSMVNRFFTIAQSTITIVSFFGLLVKLSPLASIILVVAAIPTFIAETRFSNHSFRLFRWKAKETREQVYLETLMAREDNAKEILLFNLGKEFLKRYKNNFQKIYSEDKKLTIRKSIVSFSLGLISQFAFYGSYIWIVSLALQKKISLGEMTMYLVIFRQGQTTFANALSAFGGIYEDHLYIDNLMEFLNLPILKKIGTYKTAKTKTGIVFDQVSFVYPGSVKDSLTNVSFELSAGEKLAIVGENGSGKTTLIKLLTRLYTPSTGTIYLDGINLNDWEEESLRERFGVIFQNFVQYQFKVGDNIGMGDVKKEQSEQEWIVAAKLGMAHDFVTRLDLGYQTRLGKWFQDGRELSGGQWQKIALSRAFMRTSADILILDEPTSAIDAEAEMKVFEHFREHTLGKTVILISHRFSTVRMADKILVLELGKKTEWGDHDTLLSKKGKYEKLFRLQQAGYQ comes from the coding sequence ATGTTTGGTACTTTTTTTCGTATCGTTCAATCCTCTAAGATCGCCTTTCAATTAGCATACAAAAGTTCTCCCACGTTAACGATCCTCATATCTGTTTTAACGATCTTAAATGGATTGTTCCCATCAACACTAGTTTGGATCGGAAAACTGATCATAGACTCAATCCTTGCCTCAAATATTGAATCAGAGAATTGGAAAGATCTCCTACAATCCAAAACTGCAAGTTATGTTTATCTGGAAGGAATCATAACTATTTTTTATTTTGGAACACAAAAACTATATTTTCTTAGTACAACTCTCCTTCGAATCAGATTAGGCCAAGAAGTAAACGAAAGAATTTTATCGAAAGCAATCACTCTGGAACTCTCTCAGTTTGAAAATTCTGAAACCTATGACCAAATGACGCAAGCTAGGTCAGAGGCATCTTCAAAACCTCTCTCCATGGTGAATCGATTTTTCACAATCGCTCAATCAACCATTACGATTGTAAGTTTTTTTGGACTCCTTGTTAAACTTTCACCACTCGCTTCTATCATTCTTGTAGTTGCTGCGATTCCCACTTTTATCGCAGAGACTCGTTTTTCCAATCATAGTTTTCGTTTGTTTCGTTGGAAAGCAAAGGAAACTCGGGAACAAGTATATTTGGAAACATTAATGGCTAGAGAGGACAATGCAAAAGAGATTTTACTATTTAATTTAGGAAAAGAATTCCTAAAGAGATATAAAAACAATTTTCAGAAAATCTATTCTGAAGACAAAAAGCTAACGATCAGGAAAAGTATCGTAAGCTTTTCGTTAGGTTTAATTAGTCAATTTGCCTTTTATGGTTCTTATATTTGGATCGTTAGTCTCGCACTACAAAAAAAAATAAGTCTAGGAGAGATGACTATGTATTTAGTTATCTTTCGACAAGGACAAACAACCTTTGCCAATGCCTTATCAGCGTTTGGAGGGATTTACGAAGATCACTTGTATATAGATAACTTAATGGAGTTTCTAAACCTACCAATTCTCAAAAAAATCGGAACATATAAAACGGCAAAAACAAAAACAGGCATCGTATTTGATCAGGTATCATTTGTATATCCAGGTTCCGTTAAAGATTCACTAACAAATGTTAGTTTCGAATTATCCGCTGGTGAAAAATTAGCCATTGTAGGAGAAAATGGTTCAGGAAAAACGACTCTGATAAAATTATTGACTAGATTGTATACGCCTTCAACTGGAACGATTTATCTGGATGGGATTAATCTGAATGATTGGGAGGAGGAATCGTTACGAGAACGGTTCGGTGTCATTTTCCAAAACTTTGTCCAATACCAATTTAAGGTGGGAGACAACATCGGTATGGGAGACGTTAAAAAGGAACAGTCAGAACAAGAATGGATCGTTGCTGCAAAATTAGGCATGGCGCATGATTTTGTGACTCGATTGGACCTAGGTTACCAAACACGTTTGGGAAAATGGTTTCAGGATGGACGGGAACTCTCTGGAGGCCAATGGCAAAAGATCGCATTGTCTCGAGCCTTCATGCGAACCAGTGCCGACATTTTGATTTTAGATGAACCCACTTCGGCAATCGACGCGGAAGCTGAAATGAAAGTTTTCGAACATTTTAGAGAACATACATTGGGAAAAACGGTCATATTGATATCACATCGGTTTTCCACAGTGCGTATGGCAGATAAAATATTAGTTCTAGAACTAGGTAAAAAAACAGAATGGGGAGATCACGATACTCTTCTCTCAAAAAAAGGTAAATACGAAAAACTATTTCGATTGCAACAAGCAGGATATCAATAA
- a CDS encoding pseudouridine synthase codes for MAKDRLDKVLGNYGLGTRSDVKKEIYQGNVKVNGVVIKDPGFKVSLSDSVTYYEETLVRKEFYYFMMNKAPDCITATEDPREKTVMDYLSERHRNMNLFPVGRLDKETEGLLLFTTDGTLAHYYTSPKHFVEKEYYAEISEPVTSEDISKFESGIELDDGYKTLPARLAVPDPAMPHIATVWLKEGKYRQIRRMFQSLGKEVLYLKRMKMGNLELDQKLEVGSYRELTQEEEKILKMKVPIIQ; via the coding sequence ATGGCAAAAGATAGATTGGATAAGGTACTTGGGAATTATGGACTTGGAACTCGTTCCGATGTAAAAAAGGAGATTTACCAAGGGAATGTAAAAGTCAATGGGGTAGTCATCAAAGATCCAGGATTTAAAGTATCATTATCAGATTCTGTCACTTACTATGAAGAAACCCTTGTTCGAAAGGAATTTTATTACTTCATGATGAACAAAGCCCCAGATTGTATCACTGCCACAGAAGATCCTAGAGAAAAAACAGTGATGGATTATTTGAGTGAAAGGCATCGAAACATGAATTTGTTCCCAGTCGGACGTTTGGATAAGGAAACCGAAGGTTTGTTATTATTTACAACAGATGGAACCTTGGCTCACTACTATACCTCACCAAAACATTTTGTCGAAAAAGAATACTATGCTGAAATTTCAGAACCGGTAACAAGTGAAGATATATCTAAATTTGAATCTGGTATTGAATTGGATGATGGATACAAAACCTTACCTGCAAGATTAGCAGTTCCCGATCCTGCTATGCCTCATATAGCAACCGTTTGGTTAAAAGAGGGCAAGTATCGTCAGATACGCAGGATGTTTCAAAGTTTAGGAAAAGAAGTTTTGTATTTGAAACGAATGAAAATGGGGAATTTGGAATTGGATCAAAAATTGGAGGTGGGAAGTTATCGAGAGCTGACACAGGAAGAAGAAAAAATTTTAAAAATGAAAGTGCCTATCATTCAATAA
- a CDS encoding acyl-[acyl-carrier-protein] thioesterase, translating to MHQIFHKTLKTRHFDLDWNRHVTSRTYEKFGYDARCEVLKELGYSIERMLSEGLTFLPNSSYVRFLNQQFVNSEIHVETQVFQLPNHSLLWKQTMVGSDNKKACEIESISTLLQNGTPFRIDSIEQIRTTESNQFTIHPKPTTQNTIEHSYYIPYSDMNCFWILSADSIWKIFEEGRFLFFKEIVDFELIKETDSTTFFMGGEIQIFHEPSPGSHVKLLSWIEKFEKIRFYFRQDIMDQSGKLLASMKDEQLFVSLSNSRPKRAPSAFFDKIERFIE from the coding sequence ATGCACCAAATTTTTCATAAAACACTCAAAACACGTCATTTTGACCTAGATTGGAATCGACATGTAACAAGTAGGACTTATGAAAAATTTGGTTATGACGCGCGATGCGAAGTCCTAAAAGAATTGGGGTATTCCATTGAACGTATGCTAAGTGAAGGTTTAACTTTTTTACCAAACTCATCTTATGTTAGGTTCCTAAACCAACAATTTGTAAATTCAGAGATACATGTTGAAACACAAGTATTCCAACTACCAAACCACTCCTTGTTATGGAAACAAACAATGGTCGGAAGTGATAATAAAAAAGCATGCGAAATAGAATCTATTTCAACACTACTTCAAAACGGAACCCCTTTTCGCATAGATTCCATCGAACAGATCAGAACAACTGAGTCCAATCAATTTACAATCCATCCAAAACCAACGACGCAAAACACCATTGAACATTCCTACTATATACCCTACAGTGATATGAATTGTTTTTGGATTTTATCTGCAGATTCTATATGGAAAATTTTTGAAGAAGGGCGTTTTCTATTTTTTAAAGAAATAGTAGACTTTGAATTAATCAAAGAAACAGATTCGACTACATTTTTTATGGGAGGCGAAATCCAAATTTTTCATGAACCTTCTCCTGGTTCTCACGTAAAACTTTTGAGTTGGATTGAGAAATTTGAAAAAATCAGATTTTACTTTCGCCAAGATATCATGGACCAGTCTGGCAAATTGTTAGCAAGCATGAAGGATGAACAGTTATTTGTTTCCCTATCGAACTCCAGACCAAAAAGAGCACCTTCTGCATTCTTTGATAAAATCGAAAGGTTTATTGAATGA